One segment of Megachile rotundata isolate GNS110a chromosome 6, iyMegRotu1, whole genome shotgun sequence DNA contains the following:
- the slgA gene encoding proline dehydrogenase slgA isoform X2: MTSTKQPGMEINTSLMKLTRQVLGEKLFTKLMRATFYGHFVAGEDEAQITPVLDRLRQFGVKPILDYSVEEDISQEEAERREMQGSVSEAGDEKREGPLKKYHVAKPFADRRYKVSSARTYFYLNEANCERNMDIFIKCLESVAAASMGVGITAIKLTALGRPQLLLQLSEVIMRARQYMSDVVGGEGAVLTHHAKPDDFMKKFEEAHIKDAAPVQKFLQKIQSDKEGVIHLFPWSGILDENYELSETFQVPDIKTGKMVRLMSQLTSKEEEMFRNMIRRLNNIVTVADKLNVRIMVDAEQTYFQPAISRLTLEMMRKYNTHKAVVFNTYQTYLQEAYNEVKTDLEQAERQNFYFGAKLVRGAYIEQERARAAAMGYPDPINPTYEATTESYHKTLMECLRRMKQYKDKGEDPKKIGIMVASHNEDTVRFAIEKMKEIGISPEDKVICFGQLLGMCDYITFPLGQSGYSAYKYIPYGPVQEVLPYLSRRAQENRGILKKIRKEKNLLFNEIMRRVVKGQIFYKPKGNYTPV, from the exons tTAATGAAATTAACCAGGCAGGTGCTTGGCGAGAAACTGTTTACAAAGCTTATGAGGGCTACATTCTACGGTCACTTTGTCGCCGGCGAAGACGAGGCGCAGATCACTCCTGTCCTGGATAGGTTACGACAATTTGGTGTGAAACCTATTCTTGATTATTCAGTTGAAGAAGATATCTCTCAGGAAGAGGCGGAACGACGTGAAATGCA AGGTTCCGTGTCAGAAGCTGGAGATGAGAAAAGGGAAGGACCCCTGAAGAAGTACCATGTAGCAAAACCGTTCGCTGATCGTCGATACAAAGTATCTTCAGCAAGAACTTATTTTTACCTAAACGAAGCTAATTGTGAACGTAACAtggacatttttattaaatgccTAGAGTCTGTAGCTG CGGCTTCAATGGGAGTTGGTATTACGGCCATTAAATTAACAGCTCTTGGTCGTCCACAACTTTTA CTTCAATTATCAGAAGTAATTATGCGAGCAAGACAATACATGTCGGACGTAGTTGGCGGTGAAGGTGCAGTTTTGACCCATCATGCGAAACCGGATGATTTTATGAAGAAGTTCGAAGAAGCACACATCAAAGATGCGGCACCAGTACAAAAGTTTCTTCAAAAAATTCAGTCGGATAAGGAGGG TGTTATACATTTATTCCCATGGAGTGGGATTTTGGATGAGAATTATGAACTCAGCGAGACGTTTCAAGTACCCGATATTAAGACTGGTAAAATGGTGAGGCTCATGTCGCAGTTAACctcgaaagaagaagaaatgtTCAGGAACATGATAAGGCGTCTGAATAATATTGTTACg GTGGCTGATAAACTAAATGTACGTATAATGGTAGATGCCGAACAAACGTATTTCCAACCTGCGATTTCGCGATTAACGTTGGAAATGATGCGCAAGTACAATACACATAAG GCTGTGGTGTTCAATACTTACCAGACATATTTGCAAGAAGCTTATAATGAAGTGAAAACGGATCTCGAACAAGCTGAACGTCAGAACTTCTATTTCGGTGCTAAACTTGTTCGTGGGGCATACATAGAACAG GAAAGAGCACGAGCGGCAGCTATGGGTTATCCGGACCCAATAAATCCTACGTATGAAGCTACAACTGAATCTTACCATAAGACTCTTATGGAATGTTTAAGGCGGATGAAACAGTACAAAGATAAGGGAGAGGATCCTAAAAAGATTGGAATTATGGTTGCTTCTCATAATGAGGACACAGTGCGTTTTGCCATTGAAAA AATGAAGGAGATAGGAATCTCACCAGAGGACAAAGTGATCTGTTTTGGTCAGTTACTAGGAATGTGCGACTATATTACATTTCCACTAG GCCAGTCTGGATACTCAGCGTATAAATATATCCCCTACGGGCCAGTTCAAGAAGTATTGCCATACCTTTCTCGACGTGCCCAAGAGAATCGAGGTATACTTAAGAAAATCAGGAAGGAAAAAAATCTGCTGTTTAATGAGATTATGAGGCGCGTCGTGAAGGggcaaatattttacaaaccgAAAGGAAATTATACTCCCGTTTGA
- the slgA gene encoding proline dehydrogenase slgA isoform X3 yields the protein MSCVTSIEKLMKLTRQVLGEKLFTKLMRATFYGHFVAGEDEAQITPVLDRLRQFGVKPILDYSVEEDISQEEAERREMQGSVSEAGDEKREGPLKKYHVAKPFADRRYKVSSARTYFYLNEANCERNMDIFIKCLESVAAASMGVGITAIKLTALGRPQLLLQLSEVIMRARQYMSDVVGGEGAVLTHHAKPDDFMKKFEEAHIKDAAPVQKFLQKIQSDKEGVIHLFPWSGILDENYELSETFQVPDIKTGKMVRLMSQLTSKEEEMFRNMIRRLNNIVTVADKLNVRIMVDAEQTYFQPAISRLTLEMMRKYNTHKAVVFNTYQTYLQEAYNEVKTDLEQAERQNFYFGAKLVRGAYIEQERARAAAMGYPDPINPTYEATTESYHKTLMECLRRMKQYKDKGEDPKKIGIMVASHNEDTVRFAIEKMKEIGISPEDKVICFGQLLGMCDYITFPLGQSGYSAYKYIPYGPVQEVLPYLSRRAQENRGILKKIRKEKNLLFNEIMRRVVKGQIFYKPKGNYTPV from the exons tTAATGAAATTAACCAGGCAGGTGCTTGGCGAGAAACTGTTTACAAAGCTTATGAGGGCTACATTCTACGGTCACTTTGTCGCCGGCGAAGACGAGGCGCAGATCACTCCTGTCCTGGATAGGTTACGACAATTTGGTGTGAAACCTATTCTTGATTATTCAGTTGAAGAAGATATCTCTCAGGAAGAGGCGGAACGACGTGAAATGCA AGGTTCCGTGTCAGAAGCTGGAGATGAGAAAAGGGAAGGACCCCTGAAGAAGTACCATGTAGCAAAACCGTTCGCTGATCGTCGATACAAAGTATCTTCAGCAAGAACTTATTTTTACCTAAACGAAGCTAATTGTGAACGTAACAtggacatttttattaaatgccTAGAGTCTGTAGCTG CGGCTTCAATGGGAGTTGGTATTACGGCCATTAAATTAACAGCTCTTGGTCGTCCACAACTTTTA CTTCAATTATCAGAAGTAATTATGCGAGCAAGACAATACATGTCGGACGTAGTTGGCGGTGAAGGTGCAGTTTTGACCCATCATGCGAAACCGGATGATTTTATGAAGAAGTTCGAAGAAGCACACATCAAAGATGCGGCACCAGTACAAAAGTTTCTTCAAAAAATTCAGTCGGATAAGGAGGG TGTTATACATTTATTCCCATGGAGTGGGATTTTGGATGAGAATTATGAACTCAGCGAGACGTTTCAAGTACCCGATATTAAGACTGGTAAAATGGTGAGGCTCATGTCGCAGTTAACctcgaaagaagaagaaatgtTCAGGAACATGATAAGGCGTCTGAATAATATTGTTACg GTGGCTGATAAACTAAATGTACGTATAATGGTAGATGCCGAACAAACGTATTTCCAACCTGCGATTTCGCGATTAACGTTGGAAATGATGCGCAAGTACAATACACATAAG GCTGTGGTGTTCAATACTTACCAGACATATTTGCAAGAAGCTTATAATGAAGTGAAAACGGATCTCGAACAAGCTGAACGTCAGAACTTCTATTTCGGTGCTAAACTTGTTCGTGGGGCATACATAGAACAG GAAAGAGCACGAGCGGCAGCTATGGGTTATCCGGACCCAATAAATCCTACGTATGAAGCTACAACTGAATCTTACCATAAGACTCTTATGGAATGTTTAAGGCGGATGAAACAGTACAAAGATAAGGGAGAGGATCCTAAAAAGATTGGAATTATGGTTGCTTCTCATAATGAGGACACAGTGCGTTTTGCCATTGAAAA AATGAAGGAGATAGGAATCTCACCAGAGGACAAAGTGATCTGTTTTGGTCAGTTACTAGGAATGTGCGACTATATTACATTTCCACTAG GCCAGTCTGGATACTCAGCGTATAAATATATCCCCTACGGGCCAGTTCAAGAAGTATTGCCATACCTTTCTCGACGTGCCCAAGAGAATCGAGGTATACTTAAGAAAATCAGGAAGGAAAAAAATCTGCTGTTTAATGAGATTATGAGGCGCGTCGTGAAGGggcaaatattttacaaaccgAAAGGAAATTATACTCCCGTTTGA
- the slgA gene encoding proline dehydrogenase slgA isoform X4 has protein sequence MGVGITAIKLTALGRPQLLLQLSEVIMRARQYMSDVVGGEGAVLTHHAKPDDFMKKFEEAHIKDAAPVQKFLQKIQSDKEGVIHLFPWSGILDENYELSETFQVPDIKTGKMVRLMSQLTSKEEEMFRNMIRRLNNIVTVADKLNVRIMVDAEQTYFQPAISRLTLEMMRKYNTHKAVVFNTYQTYLQEAYNEVKTDLEQAERQNFYFGAKLVRGAYIEQERARAAAMGYPDPINPTYEATTESYHKTLMECLRRMKQYKDKGEDPKKIGIMVASHNEDTVRFAIEKMKEIGISPEDKVICFGQLLGMCDYITFPLGQSGYSAYKYIPYGPVQEVLPYLSRRAQENRGILKKIRKEKNLLFNEIMRRVVKGQIFYKPKGNYTPV, from the exons ATGGGAGTTGGTATTACGGCCATTAAATTAACAGCTCTTGGTCGTCCACAACTTTTA CTTCAATTATCAGAAGTAATTATGCGAGCAAGACAATACATGTCGGACGTAGTTGGCGGTGAAGGTGCAGTTTTGACCCATCATGCGAAACCGGATGATTTTATGAAGAAGTTCGAAGAAGCACACATCAAAGATGCGGCACCAGTACAAAAGTTTCTTCAAAAAATTCAGTCGGATAAGGAGGG TGTTATACATTTATTCCCATGGAGTGGGATTTTGGATGAGAATTATGAACTCAGCGAGACGTTTCAAGTACCCGATATTAAGACTGGTAAAATGGTGAGGCTCATGTCGCAGTTAACctcgaaagaagaagaaatgtTCAGGAACATGATAAGGCGTCTGAATAATATTGTTACg GTGGCTGATAAACTAAATGTACGTATAATGGTAGATGCCGAACAAACGTATTTCCAACCTGCGATTTCGCGATTAACGTTGGAAATGATGCGCAAGTACAATACACATAAG GCTGTGGTGTTCAATACTTACCAGACATATTTGCAAGAAGCTTATAATGAAGTGAAAACGGATCTCGAACAAGCTGAACGTCAGAACTTCTATTTCGGTGCTAAACTTGTTCGTGGGGCATACATAGAACAG GAAAGAGCACGAGCGGCAGCTATGGGTTATCCGGACCCAATAAATCCTACGTATGAAGCTACAACTGAATCTTACCATAAGACTCTTATGGAATGTTTAAGGCGGATGAAACAGTACAAAGATAAGGGAGAGGATCCTAAAAAGATTGGAATTATGGTTGCTTCTCATAATGAGGACACAGTGCGTTTTGCCATTGAAAA AATGAAGGAGATAGGAATCTCACCAGAGGACAAAGTGATCTGTTTTGGTCAGTTACTAGGAATGTGCGACTATATTACATTTCCACTAG GCCAGTCTGGATACTCAGCGTATAAATATATCCCCTACGGGCCAGTTCAAGAAGTATTGCCATACCTTTCTCGACGTGCCCAAGAGAATCGAGGTATACTTAAGAAAATCAGGAAGGAAAAAAATCTGCTGTTTAATGAGATTATGAGGCGCGTCGTGAAGGggcaaatattttacaaaccgAAAGGAAATTATACTCCCGTTTGA
- the LOC100883536 gene encoding protein unc-93 homolog A isoform X2 — MGSLPNLHELSKEKLGSPAYRPAPIGGLGPIRLPAQPPPLAHTHRRARSSGHHHTLWDNDTMLEHMAAYSPISCRSTRTSALSWRRRDSMNSSAGASSVRRLIAAVRAAPSGPRPPKKAILRHCAALLLGHASCSAATLPIFPLQAGLGTFNPQLGPMLLALLYATATITSCFAPILVQRFGTNLAISSSHVATTIFVGVHLYPKWYILLPSYAMLGACVSPSFIARVSHVNASATSLALVCVDPEDPDETRRECLLRRLNRGIKLAEDMGLALGCLIAAILVKLTNSVSISTINGEVYDKCGAEYCPEEIYLYNGTTNLPTLSSGTSKIMKEPQTVNEKHSTKSILASIKTAFQDPKLQLAAPLTLFIGLEQGFIYADFIEAYVVCALGGAGTVTLSFLSLASLQALAGATLSMLLRHIKRYFVVVVGFVFHACLLLVLITWRPSGDDPALFHVISAAWGVCNSIWETLIYTLVLGLYPNSWQGPLSTSLFWRWLGLALTLGLHGLVCTRFRVLGLACVLLLSVVPYIWLEIRLAKRGKSLAPL; from the exons ATGGGCTCGTTACCGAATCTTCACGAATTGTCGAAGGAGAAGCTGGGGAGTCCTGCTTACAGACCCGCGCCCATCGGTGGTTTGGGACCCATACGATTGCCAGCCCAGCCTCCGCCGTTAGCCCACACTCACAGACGAGCCAGGAGCAGTGGTCATCATCACACTCTGTGGGACAATGATACCATGCTGGAG CACATGGCAGCGTACTCTCCCATCTCATGTCGCTCAACAAGGACATCCGCCTTATCTTGGCGTCGAAGGGACTCCATGAACTCATCAGCAGGAGCATCATCCGTGCGTCGTCTGATAGCAGCGGTTAGAGCAGCACCTTCCGGACCAAGGCCGCCGAAAAAGGCCATCTTGAGGCACTGTGCAGCCCTGCTATTAGGGCACGCGAGCTGCTCGGCCGCCACTCTGCCCATATTCCCGTTGCAGGCTGGTCTGGGCACCTTCAACCCTCAACTGGGACCCATGTTGCTGGCTCTTCTCTATGCAACTGCAACCATCACCAGCTGCTTCGCGCCGATCCTCGTTCAGCGATTTGGCACGAATCTCGCGATAAGCAGCAGCCACGTGGCCACCACTATTTTCGTCGGCGTGCACCTGTATCCGAAATG GTACATATTGCTACCAAGTTACGCCATGCTAGGTGCTTGTGTGAGTCCAAGCTTCATAGCCCGAGTGTCTCACGTGAACGCTTCAGCAACCAGTTTAGCCCTGGTCTGCGTCGACCCTGAGGATCCCGACGAGACAAGACGCGAGTGCCTTTTGAGAAGACTTAATCGTGGGATTAAATTAGCGGAAGACATGGGTCTAGCACTGG GTTGTCTGATCGCTGCCATACTCGTGAAACTAACGAATTCCGTTTCTATTAGTACAATAAACGGCGAAGTGTACGACAAATGCGGAGCAGAATACTGTCCTGAAGAGATTTATCTTTACAATGGCACAACTAATTTACCTACGTTGTCGTCGGGCACGTCAAAGAT AATGAAGGAACCACAGACTGTTAATGAAAAGCATAGCACGAAAAGTATTCTCGCGTCTATTAAAACTGCGTTTCAAGATCCTAAGTTGCAACTGGCCGCGCCGTTGACACTTTTCATCGGACTTGAACAGGGTTTCATCTACGCGGATTTTATAGAA GCATACGTAGTCTGTGCACTGGGAGGAGCAGGTACAGTGACGCTAAGTTTTTTGAGTTTGGCATCCCTGCAAGCCCTTGCCGGTGCAACTTTGTCGATGCTTTTGAGACACATTAAAAGGTATTTTGTTGTAG TTGTAGGATTTGTATTTCACGCGTGTTTATTACTGGTCTTGATCACTTGGAGACCGTCTGGTGACGATCCAGCACTTTTTCACGTTATATCTGCTGCCTGGGGTGTTTGCAACTCTATTTGGGAAACTTTGATATACA caTTAGTATTGGGACTATATCCAAACTCTTGGCAAGGACCACTATCGACCTCCCTATTCTGGAGATGGCTAGGACTTGCCCTGACTCTCGGTCTGCACGGACTAGTCTGCACACGCTTTCGAGTACTCGGTCTCGCCTGCGTGCTGCTTCTGTCCGTAGTTCCTTACATATGGTTAGAAATCAGATTGGCGAAAAGAGGTAAAAGCTTGGCGCCATTGTGA
- the LOC100883536 gene encoding protein unc-93 homolog A isoform X1 — MGSLPNLHELSKEKLGSPAYRPAPIGGLGPIRLPAQPPPLAHTHRRARSSGHHHTLWDNDTMLEHMAAYSPISCRSTRTSALSWRRRDSMNSSAGASSVRRLIAAVRAAPSGPRPPKKAILRHCAALLLGHASCSAATLPIFPLQAGLGTFNPQLGPMLLALLYATATITSCFAPILVQRFGTNLAISSSHVATTIFVGVHLYPKWYILLPSYAMLGACVSPSFIARVSHVNASATSLALVCVDPEDPDETRRECLLRRLNRGIKLAEDMGLALGCLIAAILVKLTNSVSISTINGEVYDKCGAEYCPEEIYLYNGTTNLPTLSSGTSKMLVSIWLGLAVLGLSISCAFLDSRMKEPQTVNEKHSTKSILASIKTAFQDPKLQLAAPLTLFIGLEQGFIYADFIEAYVVCALGGAGTVTLSFLSLASLQALAGATLSMLLRHIKRYFVVVVGFVFHACLLLVLITWRPSGDDPALFHVISAAWGVCNSIWETLIYTLVLGLYPNSWQGPLSTSLFWRWLGLALTLGLHGLVCTRFRVLGLACVLLLSVVPYIWLEIRLAKRGKSLAPL, encoded by the exons ATGGGCTCGTTACCGAATCTTCACGAATTGTCGAAGGAGAAGCTGGGGAGTCCTGCTTACAGACCCGCGCCCATCGGTGGTTTGGGACCCATACGATTGCCAGCCCAGCCTCCGCCGTTAGCCCACACTCACAGACGAGCCAGGAGCAGTGGTCATCATCACACTCTGTGGGACAATGATACCATGCTGGAG CACATGGCAGCGTACTCTCCCATCTCATGTCGCTCAACAAGGACATCCGCCTTATCTTGGCGTCGAAGGGACTCCATGAACTCATCAGCAGGAGCATCATCCGTGCGTCGTCTGATAGCAGCGGTTAGAGCAGCACCTTCCGGACCAAGGCCGCCGAAAAAGGCCATCTTGAGGCACTGTGCAGCCCTGCTATTAGGGCACGCGAGCTGCTCGGCCGCCACTCTGCCCATATTCCCGTTGCAGGCTGGTCTGGGCACCTTCAACCCTCAACTGGGACCCATGTTGCTGGCTCTTCTCTATGCAACTGCAACCATCACCAGCTGCTTCGCGCCGATCCTCGTTCAGCGATTTGGCACGAATCTCGCGATAAGCAGCAGCCACGTGGCCACCACTATTTTCGTCGGCGTGCACCTGTATCCGAAATG GTACATATTGCTACCAAGTTACGCCATGCTAGGTGCTTGTGTGAGTCCAAGCTTCATAGCCCGAGTGTCTCACGTGAACGCTTCAGCAACCAGTTTAGCCCTGGTCTGCGTCGACCCTGAGGATCCCGACGAGACAAGACGCGAGTGCCTTTTGAGAAGACTTAATCGTGGGATTAAATTAGCGGAAGACATGGGTCTAGCACTGG GTTGTCTGATCGCTGCCATACTCGTGAAACTAACGAATTCCGTTTCTATTAGTACAATAAACGGCGAAGTGTACGACAAATGCGGAGCAGAATACTGTCCTGAAGAGATTTATCTTTACAATGGCACAACTAATTTACCTACGTTGTCGTCGGGCACGTCAAAGATGTTAGTTAGCATATGGCTCGGTCTCGCTGTCCTAGGTTTAAGTATATCCTGTGCTTTCCTCGATTCTAGAATGAAGGAACCACAGACTGTTAATGAAAAGCATAGCACGAAAAGTATTCTCGCGTCTATTAAAACTGCGTTTCAAGATCCTAAGTTGCAACTGGCCGCGCCGTTGACACTTTTCATCGGACTTGAACAGGGTTTCATCTACGCGGATTTTATAGAA GCATACGTAGTCTGTGCACTGGGAGGAGCAGGTACAGTGACGCTAAGTTTTTTGAGTTTGGCATCCCTGCAAGCCCTTGCCGGTGCAACTTTGTCGATGCTTTTGAGACACATTAAAAGGTATTTTGTTGTAG TTGTAGGATTTGTATTTCACGCGTGTTTATTACTGGTCTTGATCACTTGGAGACCGTCTGGTGACGATCCAGCACTTTTTCACGTTATATCTGCTGCCTGGGGTGTTTGCAACTCTATTTGGGAAACTTTGATATACA caTTAGTATTGGGACTATATCCAAACTCTTGGCAAGGACCACTATCGACCTCCCTATTCTGGAGATGGCTAGGACTTGCCCTGACTCTCGGTCTGCACGGACTAGTCTGCACACGCTTTCGAGTACTCGGTCTCGCCTGCGTGCTGCTTCTGTCCGTAGTTCCTTACATATGGTTAGAAATCAGATTGGCGAAAAGAGGTAAAAGCTTGGCGCCATTGTGA